The following coding sequences are from one Paenibacillus sp. FSL R5-0912 window:
- a CDS encoding trans-sulfuration enzyme family protein, with product MAHPDWRFDTLAVHGGHQPDDLTRAVSQPIIPAVAYAFPDTDTAAEVVAGQREGTYYGRYGNPTTQTLERKMAELEGGEECIGLSSGMAAISAALLAYLQAGDHVLVTKDVYGGTYNFVTLMAPRFGITHSFVDCTDLEAVSAAVQQNTKAIFVETPSNPLLTVLDLSALADLAHSRELPLIVDSTFMTPYLQKPLELGADIVVHSATKYINGHGDVVAGLVIGRKPVIEFIRKRITGDLGQNLNAWESFLILRGLKTMGLRVRTHCENAQRVAEYLQGHPLISKVHYPGLAGHPQHQLAQVQMRGMGGIVSFEVEGGMAAGKRFMDSLKLAMISFSLGDPETLVQHPASMTHCSIPAAERLKFGITDGLIRMSVGLEDAEDIIADLTQALAALQPDYKCSNVVGTGS from the coding sequence ATGGCACACCCAGACTGGCGTTTTGACACCTTGGCTGTCCATGGCGGGCACCAGCCGGATGACCTTACCAGAGCTGTCTCACAGCCCATTATTCCAGCTGTGGCGTATGCGTTCCCGGATACGGATACTGCCGCTGAAGTAGTTGCGGGCCAGCGGGAAGGCACGTATTACGGAAGATACGGCAATCCGACAACGCAGACGCTGGAGCGGAAGATGGCCGAGCTGGAGGGCGGAGAGGAATGCATTGGGCTTAGCAGCGGCATGGCGGCAATCTCTGCCGCACTGCTGGCGTATCTACAGGCAGGAGATCATGTTCTGGTCACTAAGGATGTATATGGCGGCACTTATAATTTTGTTACGTTGATGGCCCCGCGTTTTGGAATCACTCATTCATTTGTAGACTGTACTGATCTAGAGGCAGTGTCTGCGGCTGTTCAGCAGAATACGAAGGCAATATTTGTTGAGACACCGTCCAATCCACTGCTGACTGTGCTGGATTTAAGTGCTTTGGCTGATCTGGCTCATTCCCGCGAGCTTCCGCTGATTGTGGACAGCACGTTTATGACGCCATATCTGCAGAAGCCGCTGGAGCTTGGGGCAGATATTGTCGTACACAGCGCAACCAAATATATCAACGGACATGGCGATGTCGTGGCCGGGCTGGTGATTGGCCGCAAGCCGGTTATTGAATTCATCCGCAAGCGCATTACGGGGGATCTGGGACAGAACCTTAACGCATGGGAGTCCTTCCTGATCCTGAGAGGATTGAAAACTATGGGCCTGCGGGTCCGCACTCATTGTGAGAATGCGCAGAGGGTCGCTGAATACTTGCAGGGGCATCCCTTAATCAGCAAGGTCCATTATCCGGGTCTGGCCGGGCATCCGCAGCATCAATTGGCACAAGTGCAGATGAGGGGCATGGGCGGCATTGTCTCCTTTGAGGTGGAAGGGGGAATGGCTGCAGGCAAGAGGTTCATGGACAGCCTGAAGCTGGCGATGATATCCTTCAGCCTTGGTGATCCGGAGACGCTGGTTCAGCATCCGGCCAGTATGACCCACTGTTCCATCCCTGCTGCAGAGCGGCTGAAATTCGGCATTACCGACGGTTTGATCCGCATGTCTGTCGGGCTGGAGGATGCGGAGGATATCATTGCCGATCTGACGCAGGCGCTTGCTGCATTGCAGCCGGATTATAAGTGCAGCAATGTTGTAGGAACTGGTTCCTGA